Proteins co-encoded in one Arachis hypogaea cultivar Tifrunner chromosome 13, arahy.Tifrunner.gnm2.J5K5, whole genome shotgun sequence genomic window:
- the LOC140178145 gene encoding uncharacterized protein encodes MREQKLATMSEHPTIVLEIFKRIQQCFKLYYLLQGHVLTLAQRLDVQECSLVIRERPANQPQYSLPTASQVAAIIVSDDIETMVRGRGRDIKVQTHAGNLRRIQEFVAHYDPLQYPLLFPFGTHGWDMNTRTQSGNKASCRTYYSYMLQIRPDDYSTFLQVGRLLQQYVIDNYVKIETGKLRWVGQRQQKLRDELYQGLQDALHTGETNAENVGRRTILPSSFVGSRRDMTQRYEDGMTIVLKEGKPDIFLTMTCNPSWSEIASELSPTQTPHDRPDLTTRIFKAKFEQLKEDVITNGVLKKVKSYIYVTEFQKRGLSHVYMLLILGNNDKLSDPDQYDSLVRAKIPCKEAEPHLHEAVLRHMVHGPCGTLNQSSPCMKNGQCKRNYPKEFVAKTRQEICSSIKSIKYLYKYCYKGPDRVAMEVHRSSHYDEVKQSIDARWIARSRDVRRLWDEFLSYMIDDYPSTSTTTCHGLTNRLLRDLNDILLQHEKYIVQYDLPALTSDNDNDNLMPRIIQEEMSIEVPRDDLCSIERLNHNQSVAFRCIMNTIDWRESGVFFVDGPGGAGKTILYKAIIEYLRSKGHIALVTASSGIAATLLPGGRTAHSRFKIPINAEPSSMCNII; translated from the exons ATGCGAGAGCAGAAATTAGCCACCATGTCTGAACATCCCACAATTGTGCTCGAAATTTTCAAGAGAATACAACAGTGCTTCAAACTATACTACCTACTCCAAGGACATGTACTCACT CTTGCACAACGACTAGATGTACAAGAGTGTAGCTTGGTGATTAGAGAGCGACCTGCTAATCAACCACAATACAGTCTCCCAACTGCTTCACAAGTAGCAGCCATAATAGTCAGTGATGACATTGAAACAATGGTGCGTGGGCGTGGACGAGATATCAAGGTTCAAACTCATGCTGGTAACCTCAGAAGGATTCAGGAATTTGTTGCCCATTATGATCCACTACAATACCCTCTTCTTTTTCCATTTGGAACGCATGGATGGGATATGAATACTCGAACTCAAAGTGGAAACAAAGCATCATGTCGGACATATTATAGCTATATGCTCCAG ATCCGTCCCGATGATTACTCAACATTTTTGCAAGTGGGGCGACTTCTTCAACAATATGTTATTGACAACTATGTGAAAATAGAAACAGGCAAGTTAAGATGGGTTGGACAAAGACAACAGAAACTTCGAGATGAATTATATCAAGGCTTACAAGATGCTTTGCACACAGGAGAGACTAATGCTG AAAATGTTGGCAGAAGAACGATATTACCATCGTCGTTTGTGGGCAGTCGTCGAGACATGACCCAACGGTACGAGGATGGAATGACTATTGTTCTTAAAGAAGGCAAACCAGATATTTTTCTCACTATGACATGCAATCCATCATGGTCAGAAATAGCTTCGGAACTCAGTCCTACTCAAACTCCACATGATCGTCCGGATCTAACAACTAGGATTTTCAAAGCCAAATTCGAACAATTAAAGGAGGATGTCATTACCAATGGTGTATTAAAAAAggtaaaaagttatatttatgtCACCGAGTTTCAGAAAAGAGGATTGTCACATGTATATATGTTACTAATCCTAGGAAACAACGACAAGTTGAGTGATCCTGACCAATATGATAGTTTGGTTCGAGCGAAAATACCATGTAAAGAAGCAGAACCACACTTACATGAGGCAGTGCTAAGGCATATGGTCCATGGTCCTTGCGGAACACTTAATCAATCTTCACCATGTATGAAAAATGGTCAATGTAAACGCAACTATCCAAAAGAGTTCGTAGCAAAGACACGACAAG AGATATGTAGCAGTATCAAGAGTATAAAGTATCTATATAAGTATTGCTATAAGGGACCAGATCGTGTTGCAATGGAGGTTCACAGAAGTTCTCATTATGATGAGGTGAAACAGTCTATTGATGCAAGATGGATTGCCCGCTCCAGAG ATGTAAGAAGGTTATGGGACGAGTTTCTTTCATACATGATAGATGATTATCCATCAACAAGCACTACAACATGCCATGGGTTGACAAATCGTTTGCTTAGAGATTTAAATGACATCCTCCTACAACATGAAAAATATATTGTACAATACGATTTACCAGCTCTAACCTCGGACAACGACAATGACAACTTGATGCCTAGAATTATTCAAGAAGAGATGTCCATCGAAGTTCCTCGAGATGATTTGTGTTCTATAGAAAGATTGAATCATAACCAGTCTGTGGCTTTCAGGTGCATTATGAATACAATTGATTGGAGAGAAAGTGGAGTGTTTTTCGTTGATGGACCAGGCGGAGCAGGTAAAACAATTCTTTACAAAGCTATAATTGAATACTTAAGAAGTAAAGGACATATTGCCTTGGTAACTGCGTCATCAGGAATAGCTGCAACTTTATTGCCTGGTGGTCGAACAGCTCATTCTAGATTTAAGATCCCAATCAATGCAGAGCCATCCTCCATGTGCAATATAATATAA